In Glycine max cultivar Williams 82 chromosome 7, Glycine_max_v4.0, whole genome shotgun sequence, a single window of DNA contains:
- the LOC102666326 gene encoding uncharacterized protein → MDIPLRSTRKYLFKKTDLLRLRELASLVSDPVDFQAHHGKLLRILRVDIEEGCLETLVQFYDPLYHCFTFPDYQLVPTLEEYSYLVGLPVPDKIPFHGFEPTPKPSDIAAALHLKTSIIQANLTSKGGLQGLPTHFLYQQASIFAEAASTLAFHSILALLIYGLLLFPNIDNFIDINAIKILLTKNPVPTLLADTYHSIHDRTQAGRGTISCCAPLLYLWFTSHLPQSRAFKTNDDKLSWPRRIMTLDPSDIVWYQAASDVGEIIVSCGEYPNVPLLGMRGGISYNPLLARRQFGYPIKTKPNNLALTNEFYLNHGDHSNKRERFAQAWSAIRRLHRSQLGKKSDYVHESYTQWVIDRTKSFGLPYRLPRYLSSTIPPSSLPIPFDTKEEFHEQLTKERQEKETWKRRCQELERENETLKGKIAQQSREIFIQNQRMIEKDDLLRRKDALLHQDARRKRRFMDLFSRAHSDSEDPSTPGV, encoded by the coding sequence ATGGACATCCCACTGAGAAGCACTAGGAAGTACCTTTTCAAAAAAACAGACTTGTTGAGATTAAGGGAGCTAGCATCTTTAGTAAGTGATCCAGTTGATTTTCAAGCTCACCACGGGAAGTTGCTCAGAATTCTTAGAGTAGATATTGAGGAGGGATGCCTAGAGACCCTAGTTCAGTTCTATGACCCGCTCTACCATTGCTTCACATTTCCCGATTACCAGCTTGTCCCCACACTTGAAGAGTACTCCTACCTAGTTGGCTTACCTGTGCCAGACAAGATACCTTTCCATGGTTTTGAGCCTACCCCTAAACCCTCCGACATCGCAGCCGCTCTCCATCTTAAAACCTCCATCATCCAAGCAAACCTTACCTCTAAAGGAGGCCTCCAAGGTCTTCCCACCCACTTCCTCTACCAACAAGCCTCCATATTTGCTGAAGCAGCTAGTACACTTGCCTTCCATTCTATCCTAGCCCTCCTTATATATGGCCTTTTACTCTTCCCAAATATTGACAACTTCATCGATATCAATGCCATTAAAATCCTCCTTACAAAGAACCCCGTACCCACTCTACTCGCCGATACCTACCACTCTATCCATGACCGTACCCAGGCTGGCCGTGGAACCATTTCTTGTTGTGCACCTTTACTCTATCTGTGGTTTACCTCCCACTTACCTCAATCCCGTGCCTTCAAGACCAATGATGACAAACTTTCTTGGCCTCGCCGAATCATGACTCTTGACCCGTCTGACATTGTTTGGTACCAAGCAGCTAGTGATGTTGGAGAGATTATTGTGAGTTGTGGTGAATATCCCAACGTACCTCTTTTGGGTATGCGTGGCGGAATTAGCTACAACCCGCTTCTCGCTCGACGACAATTTGGGTACCCGATAAAGACAAAACCAAACAACCTTGCCTTGACTAATGAATTCTATCTTAACCATGGAGATCACTCGAACAAAAGGGAAAGATTCGCACAAGCTTGGAGCGCTATCCGCAGACTCCACAGGAGTCAGTTGGGAAAGAAATCAGACTATGTGCATGAATCTTATACCCAGTGGGTTATTGATAGGACCAAGAGCTTTGGCCTACCCTACCGCTTACCTAGATACCTATCGTCCACCATCCCACCATCATCCTTGCCTATCCCCTTTGACACTAAGGAAGAGTTTCATGAACAATTAACCAAAGAAAggcaagaaaaagaaacttgGAAGAGGAGATGCCAGGAGCTCGAGCGAGAGAATGAGACTTTGAAGGGGAAGATAGCCCAACAGAGCCGTGAGATTTTTATCCAGAACCAGAGGATGATTGAGAAGGACGACCTGCTTCGTCGGAAAGACGCTTTGCTCCACCAAGATGCTAGAAGGAAGAGGAGGTTTATGGACTTGTTCTCCCGTGCACATTCAGATTCCGAGGACCCATCTACTCCGGGAGTTTGA
- the LOC100807419 gene encoding uncharacterized protein: MDLVEQENQSLREEVATLREGMDRLTTMMSALLSAQNSQAAAAAVEQPLVSTTPLSTVTSPPLFLPPGCTWGMPPPVCGSPQPAVSEVPPPFAQQSAPVPQPSTSFPQAAMTYSAPLIHTIQQEVEPIFQAENVVAFDKMEELQERFDGMQREVEALRGRDLFGKDACELCLVPNVTIPHKFKVPDFEKYKGNSCPRSHLVMYARKMSMYTDNHKLLIHFFQDSLTGAALKWYMNLDSASIRTFNDLGEAFIRQYKYNLDMAPDRDQLRAMTQKEKETFKEYAQRWREVAAQIVPPLEEKEMTKIFLKTLSQFYYEKMVASAPTDFTEMVNMGVRLEEGVREGRLTGESAPAASNAKKFGGHFAKKKDQEVGMVAHGKPQQNFTPYRQVANVASTIPNPSYHQQRPHYPYQYPPQQYPPQQYPPQQYPPQQYPPQQYHQPRYPQKQQNRPQTPQQPYHSQNRQKTTFDPIPMKYADLLPALLAKNLVQVRTPPRTPDVLPPWFRHDLTCAFHQGAPGHDVENCYVLKNEVQKLVRANLLSFKDQNPNVQANPLPNHGPAVNMIQDCDEDGVILNVQHVRTPLVPIHIKMCEAALFDHDHAACEICPVNVKGCPKVQEDIQGLIDSTELIITRKDKEVCVITPEFQRLEISYNSGESTTTPLVISLPGPMPYASLKAVPYKYSATMLEGGQEVPLPSLTPAISVDNIASDSKVLRNGRVIPTLFAKKVNDPAVKQVTVNGPGTRKEVGQSNGTSKNSDHDEILKLIQKSEYKVVDQLLQTPSKISILSLLLNSEAHREALMKVLDQAFVERDVTVNQLDSIVGNITACNNLSFSDEELPEEGRNHNLALHISVNCKSDALSNVLVDTGSSLNVMAKSTLDQLSYQGPPMRRSGVVVKAFDGSRKSVIGEVDLPITIGPFVFQITFQVMDIQAAYSCLLGRPWIHEAGAVTSTLHQKLKFVRNGSLITVSGEEALLVSHLSAFSFIGADETEGTSFQGLTVEGKKPEKNEVSFATWKSAQKVVQEGTGVGWGKVVQLLESKNREGLGFASSAGSATNSVGSSSITSTFCSAGFINNSPEANAVLEDVPEEIVLAFVTPGKLVRNWDAVDIPSVVHASKLGIHEPVEHNNPALSPNFESPVYEAEEEEDDAIPEELARLLEYEKKTIRPHEEVVEVINLGTKEDKKEVKIGASLEATVKRRVIELLKEYADVFAWSYQDMPGLDPRIVEHRLPLKPECPPVKQKLRRTHPDMALKIKEEVQKQIDAGFLITSEYPQWLANIVPVPKRDGKVRMCVDYRDLNKASPKDDFPLPHIDVLVDSAAKSKVFSFMDGFSGYNQIKMAVEDREKTSFITPWGTFCYRVMPFGLINAGATYQRGMTTLFHDMMHKEIEVYVDDMIVKSGTEEEHVEYLPKMFQRLRKYQLRLNPNKCTFGVRSGKLLGFIVSQKGIKVDPDKVKAIREMPVPQTEKQVRGFLGRLNYISRFISHMTATCGPIFKLLRKDQGVVWTEDCQKAFDSIKNYLLEPPILIPPVEGRPLIMYLTVLEDSMGCVLGQQDETGRKEHAIYYLSKKFTDCESRYSLLEKTCCALAWAAKRLRHYMINHTTWLISKMDPIKYIFEKPALTGRIARWQMLLSEYDIKYRTQKAIKGSVLADHLAHQPIEDYQPIKFDFPDEEIMYLKMEDCDDPLLGEGPDPESRWGLIFDGAVNVFGNGIGAVIITPEGNHLPFAARLQFVCTNNMAEYEACILGIEKAIDLRIKNLDIYGDSALVINQIKGEWETRHPGLIPYKDYAKRLLTFFNKVELHHIPRDENQMADALATLSSMYEVSHRNNLPTIRIQRLEKPAHVFAVEEFVDDKPWFHDIKCFLQSQEYPPGASNKDRRTLRRLSGNFFLNGDVLYKRNFDMVLLRCVDKQEAEFLMHEVHEGSFGTHPNGHAMARKLLRAGYYWMSMETDCCKHARKCHKCQIYADRIHVPPTPLNVLSSPWPFSMWGIDMIGRIEPKASNGHCFILVAIDYFTKWVEAASYANVTKQVVVRFIKNQIICRYGVPNRIITDNGTNLNNKMMKDLCEEFKIEHHNSSPYRPQMNGAVEAANKNIKKIVQKMVVTYKDWHEMLPYALHGYRTSVRTSTGATPFSLVYGTEAVLPVEIEIPSMRVIMEAQLSEAEWCQSRYDQLNLIEEKRMKALCHGQLYQQRMKQAFDKKVRPRVFQEGDLVLKKVLSFQPDSRGKWTPNYEGPYVVKRTFSGGALTLTTMDGDELPRPVNADAVKKYFV, translated from the exons ATGGATTTAGTTGAACAAGAAAATCAGAGTCTCAGGGAGGAGGTTGCCACTTTACGAGAGGGAATGGATAGGTTGACGACCATGATGAGTGCACTCCTGTCAGCCCAGAACTCTCAAGCTGCCGCCGCTGCTGTAGAGCAGCCTTTGGTGAGCACAACCCCGCTATCTACAGTGACTTCTCCACCCCTCTTTTTGCCTCCAGGTTGTACATGGGGAATGCCACCTCCAGTCTGTGGAAGCCCCCAGCCCGCTGTATCTGAAGTTCCACCTCCTTTTGCTCAGCAGTCAGCACCGGTTCCGCAACCCAGTACCTCTTTCCCTCAAGCTGCAATGACTTATTCAGCTCCACTGATTCACACTATTCAACAAGAGGTTGAACCAATTTTCCAAGCTGAAAATGTTGTAGCCTTTGACAAGATGGAAGAACTCCAAGAAAGATTTGATGGTATGCAAAGGGAAGTCGAAGCCCTCCGAGGAAGAGATCTGTTCGGGAAGGACGCCTGTGAATTATGCTTGGTCCCAAATGTTACTATCCCTcacaagttcaaggtgccagacttcGAGAAGTATAAAGGGAACTCTTGTCCCCGCAGTCACTTGGTGATGTACGCGCGAAAAATGTCCATGTATACTGACAATCATAAGCTGCTTATTCATTTCTTTCAGGACAGCCTGACTGGGGCCGCTCTGAAGTGGTATATGAATTTGGACAGTGCGAGCATTCGTACTTTCAATGACCTGGGTGAAGCGTTCATCCGGCAGTATAAGTACAATCTGGACATGGCCCCAGATCGTGATCAACTCCGTGCGATGAcacaaaaagagaaggaaacgtTCAAGGAGTATGCCCAGCGTTGGAGGGAAGTGGCTGCCCAGATTGTCCCGCCGTTGGAAGAAAAGGAAATGACCAAAATATTTCTGAAGACCCTGAGCCAGTTTTATTACGAGAAAATGGTTGCAAGTGCACCAACAGACTTCACCGAAATGGTCAACATGGGGGTGAGATTAGAGGAAGGTGTCCGAGAGGGACGTTTGACTGGGGAAAGTGCCCCTGCCGCAAGTAATGCCAAGAAGTTTGGAGGCCACTTTGCGAAGAAGAAAGATCAAGAGGTGGGAATGGTAGCTCATGGTAAGCCTCAGCAGAATTTCACCCCATATCGTCAGGTTGCGAATGTCGCATCCACTATCCCAAACCCATCATATCACCAACAAAGGCCACATTACCCCTACCAATACCCTCCACAACAATACCCTCCACAACAATACCCTCCACAACAATACCCTCCACAACAATATCCTCCACAGCAATACCATCAGCCACGATACcctcaaaaacaacaaaatcgcCCGCAAACCCCCCAACAACCATATCACTCACAAAACCGCCAGAAAACAACCTTTGATCCAATCCCAATGAAATATGCTGACTTACTCCCCGCCCTGCTCGCCAAAAACCTTGTCCAGGTCAGAACACCCCCTCGTACACCAGATGTTTTACCTCCCTGGTTTCGTCATGATTTAACCTGCGCTTTCCACCAAGGGGCCCCAGGTCATGACGTTGAAAACTGCTATGTCCTGAAGAATGAAGTGCAAAAACTAGTCCGGGCCAACCTGCTATCCTTTAAAGATCAAAATCCCAATGTTCAGGCGAACCCTCTGCCGAACCATGGGCCTGCTGTCAACATGATACAAGATTGTGATGAAGACGGTGTCATCCTGAACGTCCAGCACGTTCGAACTCCCCTGGTCCCAATACATATCAAGATGTGCGAGGCAGCTCTGTTTGACCATGATCATGCAGCGTGTGAAATATGTCCTGTGAATGTAAAAGGATGCCCGAAGGTACAAGAGGACATACAAGGGCTGATAGACAGCACAGAACTTATCATCACGAGGAAGGACAAAGAAGTGTGCGTCATTACCCCTGAGTTTCAGCGGTTGGAAATAAGCTATAACAGTGGGGAATCAACTACTACTCCACTGGTGATTAGCTTGCCAGGACCTATGCCGTATGCTTCTCTAAAAGCGGTCCCTTACAAGTATAGTGCCACGATGTTGGAAGGTGGGCAGGAGGTGCCTTTGCCCTCTCTAACTCCTGCGATTTCTGTGGACAACATTGCTAGTGACAGTAAGGTTCTGAGGAATGGACGTGTTATCCCCACATTGTTTGCAAAGAAAGTGAATGATCCGGCAGTTAAACAGGTGACAGTGAACGGCCCCGGTACAAGGAAGGAAGTAGGCCAATCCAATGGGACTAGCAAGAATTCTGATCATGACGAAATTCTGAAACTGATCCAGAAGAGTGAGTATAAAGTAGTAGACCAGCTGCTGCAAACTCCCTCTAAGATATCCATTTTGTCTCTGCTATTGAACTCAGAAGCACACCGTGAGGCTCTAATGAAGGTGTTAGACCAAGCTTTTGTGGAGAGGGACGTGACTGTTAATCAATTGGACAGTATAGTAGGAAACATTACTGCCTgcaataatttaagttttagtgATGAAGAGCTTCCTGAGGAGGGGAGGAACCACAATCTGGCGTTACATATATCGGTGAACTGCAAGTCTGATGCTCTGTCGAATGTACTTGTGGACACTGGTTCCTCATTGAATGTAATGGCCAAATCCACATTAGATCAACTTTCCTACCAGGGGCCTCCCATGAGAAGAAGCGGGGTGGTTGTCAAAGCGTTTGATGGATCAAGAAAGTCTGTTATCGGGGAGGTTGATTTGCCCATTACAATTGGGCCGTTTGTTTTCCAAATTACATTCCAGGTGATGGATATCCAAGCCGCATACAGTTGCCTTTTGGGTAGGCCATGGATCCATGAAGCTGGGGCCGTGACATCCACCTTGCATCAAAAGCTGAAGTTTGTCAGAAATGGGAGTTTGATCACTGTGAGTGGAGAGGAAGCCTTGTTGGTTAGTCATTTGTCAGCTTTTTCCTTTATTGGTGCTGATGAAACAGAAGGAACCTCTTTCCAAGGCCTGACTGTAGAGGGTAAAAAGCCAGAGAAAAATGAAGTATCTTTTGCTACTTGGAAGAGCGCACAGAAAGTGGTGCAGGAAGGAACAGGTGTAGGATGGGGAAAAGTTGTGCAGTTGCTAGAGAGTAAAAACCGTGAAGGACTGGGATTTGCTTCTTCTGCAGGATCCGCAACGAACAGTGTTGGATCAAGCTCCATTACTAGCACCTTTTGTAGCGCCGGGTTCATCAACAACTCGCCAGAAGCCAATGCTGTCTTGGAAGATGTTCCTGAAGAGATAGTGCTTGCATTTGTCACACCTGGAAAACTTGTTCGCAACTGGGACGCGGTTGACATCCCTTCAGTGGTACATGCATCAAA ACTAGGCATTCATGAGCCCGTTGAACATAATAACCCTGCACTCTCTCCCAACTTCGAATCTCCTGTCTACGAGGCTGAAGAGGAGGAGGATGATGCAATCCCGGAAGAACTTGCTCGGTTATtggaatatgaaaagaaaaccaTTCGGCCTCATGAGGAGGTAGTAGAGGTGATTAACTTGGGAACCAAGGAAGATAAGAAGGAAGTCAAGATTGGGGCATCGCTTGAGGCAACTGTCAAACGAAGGGTGATTGAATTACTCAAAGAGTACGCCGATGTGTTCGCATGGTCGTACCAGGATATGCCCGGCTTGGATCCCCGTATTGTGGAGCACCGTTTGCCTTTGAAGCCCGAATGCCCACCGGtcaaacagaaactgagaagaaCTCACCCTGACATGGCTCTCAAGATCAAAGAGGAAGTACAGAAGCAGATCGATGCAGGTTTTCTTATCACATCAGAGTATCCTCAATGGTTAGCCAACATAGTGCCTGTTCCAAAGAGGGACGGCAAAGTCAGGATGTGCGTTGACTACCGGGATTTGAACAAGGCTAGTCCGAAAGATGACTTTCCTCTACCTCACATCGATGTATTGGTCGACAGCGCTGCAAAGTCCAAGGTCttctccttcatggacggtttctctgggtACAATCAGATCAAGATGGCAGTTGAAGACAGAGAAAAGACATCTTTCATCACGCCTTGGGGCACCTTTTGTTACAGGGTAATGCCTTTTGGGTTGATAAATGCAGGTGCCACTTACCAAAGAGGCATGACCACCCTCTTTCATGACATGATGCACAAAGAGATAGAAGTGTACGTGGATGACATGATTGTCAAGTCAGGCACTGAAGAAGAACATGTCGAGTACTTGCCGAAGATGTTTCAACGGCTGAGAAAGTACCAACTTCGACTGAATCCCAACAAATGTACCTTTGGTGTTAGATCTGGAAAACTCTTGGGTTTCATAGTCAGTCAGAAAGGTATTAAAGTAGATCCTGACAAGGTCAAGGCCATTAGAGAAATGCCGGTTCCACAAACAGAGAAACAAGTGAGAGGTTTTCTTGGACGTCTAAATTACATTTCTCGTTTCATCTCGCACATGACAGCCACGTGCGGACctatattcaagttgcttcgaAAAGATCAAGGGGTTGTTTGGACCGAAGACTGTCAAAAGGCTTTCGATAGTATCAAGAATTATCTGCTAGAACCTCCAATTCTTATACCTCCAGTTGAAGGAAGGCCTCTGATTATGTACTTGACTGTGTTAGAAGATTCTATGGGCTGTGTGCTTGGACAACAGGATGAGACCGGAAGGAAAGAGCATGCCATCTACtacttgagcaagaagtttacagATTGTGAGTCCAGGTACTCCCTACTtgagaaaacttgttgtgcactaGCCTGGGCTGCCAAGCGTCTTCGTCACTACATGATTAACCACACCACCTGGctaatatccaaaatggacccgatCAAGTATATCTTTGAGAAACCCGCTCTGACAGGAAGAATTGCTCGTTGGCAGATGTTGTTATCCGAGTATGATATCAAATACCGCACCCAGAAGGCAATTAAGGGGAGTGTTCTTGCGGATCATTTGGCTCACCAACCAATTGAGGACTATCAACCCATCAAGTTTGACTTTCCTGATGAAGAGATTATGTACTTGAAGATGGAGGATTGTGATGACCCATTGCTTGGAGAAGGTCCGGATCCCGAGTCTAGATGGGGTTTGATTTTTGATGGAGCCGTGAATGTCTTTGGCAATGGAATTGGGGCAGTTATTATCACTCCGGAAggtaatcatctccctttcgctGCAAGGTTACAGTTCgtttgcaccaacaatatggcagAGTATGAAGCATGTATCTTGGGCATTGAAAAAGCCATCGACTTGAGAATCAAGAACCTTGACATTTACGGGGATTCAGCTCTCGTAATCAACCAAAtcaaaggagaatgggaaactcgCCACCCCGGCTTGATTCCATACAAAGATTATGCAAAGCGTTTGCTAACCTTCTTCAACAAAGTGGAGCTTCACCACATCCCTCGTGATGAGAACCAGATGGCAGATGCGTTAGCAACTTTATCCTCCATGTACGAAGTGAGTCACCGGAACAATTTGCCAACAATCAGAATTCAGCGCCTCGAGAAGCCCGCTCACGTGTTTGCAGTCGAAGAGTTTGTTGATGATAAGCCCTGGTTCCATGATATCAAGTGTTTCCTCCAAAGTCAAGAATATCCACCTGGAGCATCCAACAAAGACAGGAGAACTTTGAGAAGATTGTCTGGTAATTTCTTCCTAAATGGGGATGTTTTGTACAAAAGAAACTTTGACATGGTACTACTCAGGTGTGTAGATAAGCAAGAAGCAGAATTTTTGATGCATGAGGTACATGAAGGCTCCTTTGGAACTCATCCCAATGGACATGCAATGGCAAGGAAGTTGTTGAGAGCAGGTTACTACTGGATGTCGATGGAGACAGATTGTTGCAAACATGctaggaagtgccacaaatgccAGATTTATGCTGACAGAATTCATGTACCACCAACTCCACTTAATGTTCTTTCTTCTCCGTGGCCCTTCTCTATGTGGGGCATCGATATGATTGGTAGAATCGAACCGAAAGCTTCAAACGGGCATTGTTTCATTCTAGTGGCTattgattacttcaccaagtgggttgAAGCAGCATCTTATGCAAATGTGACTAAGCAAGTTGTGGTCCGCTTTATCAAGAATCAGATCATCTGCCGTTATGGTGTGCCCAACAGAATCATTACGGATAATGGAACGAActtgaacaacaagatgatgaaagATTTGTGTGAAGAGTTCAAAATTGAGCATCACAATTCTTCTCCTTACAGACCTCAGATGAATGGCGCAGTTGAAGCTGCaaacaagaatatcaagaagatagtGCAGAAGATGGTGGTCACATACAAAGACTGGCACGAGATGTTACCGTATGCTTTGCATGGGTATCGCACTTCAGTGCGTACCTCAACAGGGGCAACCCCTTTTTCTTTGGTGTATGGCACGGAAGCAGTACTCCCTGTGGAGATTGAGATTCCATCAATGAGAGTTATAATGGAGGCCCAGTTATCAGAAGCTGAGTGGTGCCAAAGCAGATATGATCAGTTGAATCTAATTGAAGAAAAACGCATGAAGGCCTTGTGCCACGGGCAACTTTATCAACAGAGGATGAAGCAAGCTTTCGACAAGAAGGTTCGTCCTCGTGTGTTTCAAGAAGGAGATCTTGTGCTCAAGAAGGTTTTATCTTTCCAACCCGACTCTAGGGGCAAGTGGACGCCTAATTACGAAGGCCCATATGTCGTCAAGAGAACTTTCTCTGGTGGTGCACTGACTCTTACGACTATGGATGGGGATGAGCTCCCTCGTCCCGTGAATGCGGATGCAGTCAAGAAATATTTtgtctaa